Proteins found in one Clostridium kluyveri DSM 555 genomic segment:
- a CDS encoding MerR family transcriptional regulator: protein MCTQKSNLFTIGKFAEKSGVTLRTLRYYDKIGLLKPCSYTKYGHRLYNFEDFSKLQKILTLKFIGLSLEDISKIMNYDVNHRDLKKSLEIQKKIMKKKIYHIEAVIKSIEEAVHMMDSEKEFNWNKFLNIINIINTDQKWMEQYENASNLRSRIKIHELFSTNKQGWMKWFFNHLNLPDKVSILELGCGDGRLWQKNLDKIPEGWDITLTDFSPGMLEDTKKNLTLNLKRFKFNIVDVQHIPYKDNSFDVVIANHMLYHVTNVDKALSEIYRTLKPKGYFYASTVGKNHMKEMREIVKRANLQNITTNSWNLTENFQLENGLDKISTWFKNVTLTRYNDNLKLTIIEPLMDYIFSMPGNAKNAFDQNKIHHLKGFLKSEINKNGYIYITKDTGFFQGTKE, encoded by the coding sequence ATGTGTACGCAAAAATCTAATCTATTCACCATTGGTAAATTTGCTGAAAAATCAGGGGTTACTTTAAGAACTCTAAGATATTATGATAAAATAGGACTTTTAAAACCCTGTTCTTATACTAAATATGGCCACAGACTGTACAACTTTGAGGACTTCAGTAAGCTGCAAAAAATACTTACGCTTAAATTCATAGGACTTTCACTAGAAGATATATCAAAAATAATGAACTATGACGTAAATCACAGAGATTTAAAAAAATCTCTTGAAATACAGAAAAAAATAATGAAAAAAAAGATATATCACATAGAAGCTGTAATCAAGTCCATAGAAGAAGCGGTACACATGATGGACAGTGAAAAAGAATTCAATTGGAATAAATTTTTAAATATAATAAACATAATAAACACAGATCAGAAGTGGATGGAACAATATGAAAATGCCTCTAATTTAAGATCTAGAATAAAAATTCATGAACTTTTTAGTACCAATAAGCAGGGTTGGATGAAGTGGTTTTTTAATCATCTAAATCTTCCAGATAAAGTTTCCATATTGGAATTAGGCTGTGGTGATGGACGATTGTGGCAAAAAAATTTAGATAAAATTCCAGAGGGATGGGATATAACTCTCACTGATTTTTCTCCTGGAATGCTAGAGGACACTAAAAAAAATCTCACGTTAAATTTAAAAAGATTTAAGTTTAACATTGTAGATGTTCAGCATATTCCTTATAAAGATAACAGTTTTGATGTAGTAATCGCAAACCATATGCTCTACCATGTTACTAATGTAGATAAAGCTCTTTCAGAAATTTATAGAACTTTAAAACCTAAAGGATATTTTTATGCTTCTACAGTTGGAAAAAATCATATGAAAGAAATGAGAGAAATTGTTAAAAGAGCTAATTTACAAAATATAACTACAAATAGTTGGAACCTTACAGAAAACTTTCAGCTTGAAAACGGATTGGATAAAATCTCCACATGGTTTAAAAATGTAACACTAACACGATATAATGATAATTTAAAGTTGACAATTATTGAACCTCTTATGGACTACATATTCTCCATGCCAGGAAATGCTAAAAATGCATTTGATCAAAATAAAATCCATCATCTTAAAGGTTTCTTAAAGTCTGAAATAAATAAAAATGGATATATTTATATAACAAAAGACACAGGTTTCTTTCAGGGAACAAAAGAATAA
- a CDS encoding helix-turn-helix domain-containing protein, whose protein sequence is MCKVKKFDCKHLTTTQRIKIEKGLMDGKSFASIARSIDKHPSTVSKEVKKYRYFPRRKDPKKVLQCAHFKSCQMRFLCQNKDCVRPCKLCYDTKLGIRQCSLICPDYQETICPKLQKAPYVCNGCLKFRRRCELQHALYSPQQADESSHDLLVSCRDGINQSPADIALLDELISPLLKQSQSLAHIYAHHSHEIPCSRRTLYNYIDRGVFTAKNIDLRRSVRYKISDAYLPCLNS, encoded by the coding sequence ATGTGCAAAGTGAAAAAGTTTGATTGTAAACACTTAACTACTACACAACGCATTAAAATTGAAAAAGGGTTAATGGATGGTAAATCCTTTGCATCCATTGCCAGAAGTATTGATAAGCATCCAAGTACTGTTTCAAAAGAGGTAAAAAAATACCGTTACTTTCCACGAAGAAAGGATCCGAAAAAAGTGCTACAGTGTGCTCATTTTAAAAGTTGTCAGATGCGCTTCCTCTGCCAGAATAAAGATTGCGTCAGACCATGTAAACTCTGCTACGATACAAAGCTTGGCATTAGACAGTGTTCCCTTATTTGTCCTGACTATCAAGAAACCATCTGTCCTAAACTTCAAAAGGCACCCTATGTCTGCAATGGCTGCTTGAAATTTCGTCGCCGTTGTGAGTTGCAACATGCACTTTATTCGCCCCAGCAGGCTGATGAATCTTCTCATGACCTTCTGGTCTCTTGTAGAGATGGTATTAATCAATCACCCGCTGACATTGCCTTGCTTGATGAGCTTATTTCTCCCTTACTGAAGCAGAGCCAATCACTCGCTCATATTTATGCTCATCATAGTCATGAAATCCCTTGCAGTCGGAGGACTCTTTACAATTATATTGACAGGGGAGTTTTTACTGCCAAAAATATTGATTTAAGAAGAAGTGTTCGTTACAAAATTTCAGATGCCTATTTGCCATGCTTGAACTCATAG
- a CDS encoding glutamine--tRNA ligase/YqeY domain fusion protein: protein MGDNNNSSNFIKNIIIEDLKSGEYEKVVTRFPPEPNGYLHIGHAKSIVLNFSLADEFEGKVNLRFDDTNPSKEDVEYVESIKEDVKWLGYNWDNLCFASSYFERMYEYAVFLIKKGKAYVCDLTADEIREYRGTLTKPGKESPYRNRDVEENFKLFEGMKNGEFKDGEKVLRAKIDMASPNINMRDPVLYRIAHASHHNTGDRWCIYPMYDFAHPLEDAIEGVTHSICTLEFEDHRPLYDWIIQECEIENRPKQIEFARLNMTNTVMSKRKLKQLVDENFVDGWDDPRMPTIAGLRRRGFTPESIRNFCRAIGVSKASSIVDSQMLDYFLRDDLEKEAPRTMAILNPLKVVITNYPEGKTETFKIENNPDDASAGVREVPFSREIYIEQEDFMENPPKKYYRLFPGNEVRLKSAYFIKCTEAIKDKDGNVIELRCTYDPASKGGNSPDGRKVRGTLHWINVDTAIPAEIRLYEPLILEQQEKEGEEDLFLDHVNPNSLKVVKGFVEPDMKHVKSDEKFQFFRHGYFVLDGKCSKNGELVFNRIVSLKSSFKIPENK from the coding sequence ATGGGAGATAATAATAATTCATCAAATTTTATTAAAAATATAATTATAGAAGATTTAAAATCAGGAGAATATGAAAAGGTAGTAACTAGATTTCCCCCGGAGCCTAATGGATATTTGCACATAGGTCATGCAAAATCGATAGTCTTGAATTTCAGCTTGGCAGATGAATTTGAAGGAAAAGTTAATTTAAGGTTTGATGATACCAATCCTTCAAAAGAAGATGTGGAGTATGTAGAATCAATAAAAGAAGATGTAAAGTGGCTTGGATATAATTGGGATAATCTATGTTTTGCTTCTAGTTATTTTGAACGAATGTATGAATATGCTGTTTTTTTAATAAAAAAGGGAAAAGCATATGTATGTGATTTGACCGCCGATGAAATAAGAGAATATAGGGGTACTTTAACAAAACCAGGAAAAGAAAGCCCTTATAGAAATAGGGATGTAGAAGAAAATTTTAAGTTGTTTGAAGGTATGAAAAATGGAGAATTTAAAGATGGGGAAAAGGTTTTAAGGGCAAAAATTGATATGGCTTCTCCCAACATAAACATGAGAGATCCCGTATTATATAGAATAGCTCATGCAAGTCATCACAATACTGGAGATAGATGGTGCATATATCCTATGTATGATTTTGCTCATCCCTTAGAAGATGCTATTGAAGGAGTTACTCATTCTATATGTACACTTGAATTTGAAGATCATAGGCCTCTTTACGACTGGATAATACAGGAGTGTGAAATAGAAAATAGACCTAAACAAATAGAATTTGCTAGATTAAATATGACAAATACAGTTATGAGTAAGAGAAAACTTAAACAGCTTGTAGATGAAAATTTTGTAGATGGATGGGATGATCCACGTATGCCGACCATTGCAGGTTTGAGAAGAAGAGGATTTACTCCAGAATCTATTAGAAATTTTTGCAGGGCAATAGGGGTGTCTAAAGCTAGCAGTATAGTAGATTCTCAGATGCTTGATTATTTTTTAAGAGATGATCTTGAGAAAGAAGCTCCTAGGACTATGGCTATATTAAATCCTCTTAAGGTCGTAATAACTAATTATCCAGAGGGAAAAACAGAAACTTTTAAAATTGAAAATAATCCTGATGATGCCAGTGCAGGAGTTAGAGAAGTGCCTTTTTCAAGAGAAATATATATAGAACAAGAAGATTTTATGGAAAATCCACCTAAAAAGTACTACAGATTGTTCCCGGGGAATGAAGTCAGGTTAAAAAGTGCTTATTTTATAAAATGTACTGAAGCAATTAAAGATAAAGATGGAAATGTCATAGAATTACGCTGTACTTATGATCCTGCATCAAAGGGTGGAAATAGCCCCGATGGAAGAAAAGTAAGGGGTACGCTTCATTGGATAAATGTAGATACTGCAATTCCAGCAGAAATAAGGCTTTATGAGCCTTTGATATTGGAACAGCAGGAAAAAGAAGGAGAAGAAGATTTATTTTTGGATCATGTTAATCCGAATTCTCTAAAAGTTGTAAAAGGTTTTGTAGAACCTGATATGAAACATGTAAAATCTGATGAAAAATTTCAGTTTTTTAGACACGGATATTTTGTTTTAGATGGAAAATGTAGTAAAAATGGTGAATTAGTATTTAATAGGATAGTGTCTCTTAAAAGTTCTTTTAAGATACCAGAGAATAAGTAA
- a CDS encoding polysaccharide deacetylase family protein yields MNKYEYRIKKNKIIRRRNKILTAAFTLMVFSWGFYIGNKLASQKNTEQNAVVAQTKEQDALKKRFTTSQPPGEYKPWEFKREDGKKVAYLTFDDGPSINNTPEVLRILKENDIKATFFLIGQNAEKYRELVKQEVKEGHVVGNHTYSHRLRYREDPSVFVGDVNKCDLVLKSILGQDYNLKLLRFPGGSFTTAHLNMQPFKDAITKEGYHFVNWNDMTGDANGNNLPVDILMNNLKKYTTDNTVVILMHDAPAKTTTVEALPEVIQYLKSNGYIFETLN; encoded by the coding sequence ATGAATAAATATGAATATAGAATTAAAAAGAATAAAATTATTAGAAGAAGAAATAAGATTCTTACTGCAGCTTTTACTTTAATGGTTTTTTCTTGGGGGTTTTACATAGGAAATAAACTTGCTTCTCAAAAAAATACTGAACAAAACGCAGTAGTGGCACAGACAAAAGAACAGGATGCATTAAAGAAGAGGTTCACTACTTCCCAACCGCCAGGAGAGTACAAGCCTTGGGAATTTAAGAGAGAAGATGGTAAAAAAGTGGCATATTTAACTTTCGATGATGGTCCTTCTATAAACAATACTCCAGAAGTACTCAGAATATTAAAAGAGAATGATATAAAGGCAACCTTTTTCTTAATCGGTCAAAATGCTGAGAAGTATAGAGAATTAGTTAAACAAGAAGTAAAAGAAGGACATGTAGTGGGTAACCATACTTATAGTCATAGATTAAGATATAGAGAAGACCCATCAGTGTTTGTAGGGGATGTAAATAAATGTGATTTAGTGTTAAAATCAATATTAGGACAAGATTACAATTTAAAACTGTTAAGATTTCCAGGAGGATCTTTTACTACAGCACATTTAAATATGCAGCCTTTTAAGGATGCTATTACGAAAGAAGGATATCATTTTGTAAATTGGAATGATATGACGGGAGATGCTAATGGAAATAATTTGCCTGTAGATATTCTTATGAATAATTTGAAGAAGTATACTACTGATAATACGGTGGTGATTCTGATGCATGATGCTCCAGCAAAAACTACCACAGTAGAAGCTCTTCCAGAGGTAATACAATATTTAAAATCTAATGGATATATTTTTGAAACTTTAAATTAG
- the asnB gene encoding asparagine synthase (glutamine-hydrolyzing) has protein sequence MCGIAGWINLKEDISKNRDIILNMTNTLKERGPDDQGYYFSKNVLLGHRRLIVVDPSGGAQPMSKSVNGKKYIIVYNGELYNTEDLRKVFIKQNYSFNSYSDTEVLLTSYIHWGVDCVKHINGIYAFAIWDEIENRLFMARDPLGVKPLFYTIRNNSLLFGSEIKTLLVHPYVEPIVDKEGLTEIFALGPARSLGGGIFKDIHEVPPANYGIYTEDGFKLREYWKPECRIHNEDIETTAEHVRSLLVDAIKRQLVADVPICTFLSGGLDSSAISAVAASEFKKQGKILKTYSIDYEDNDKYFEANDFEPTPDRIWALKMSEYINSNHHGIINTSENLANALYNSVKASDLPGMADIDSSLYLFCREIRKDNTVALSGECADEIFGGYPWYRRPEDINAHTFPWSKSVGARKEILSHELKSLNLEEYLKEQYESSIRQVPHLEGESKLEHRMRELFYLNIKWFMITLLNRKDRMSMSNSLEVRVPFADYRLVEYAFNIPSEIKFYKGREKGLLRKALKGILPEDIIERKKSPYPKTHNPEYTKRVQKWMKNIMKDKTSPILNLIDKKSVKTLIETGGASFKAPWFGQLMRGPQLLAYLIQVNEWLKEYKVKIEI, from the coding sequence ATGTGTGGAATTGCAGGATGGATTAATCTAAAAGAGGATATTTCTAAAAATAGAGATATAATTTTAAATATGACAAATACGTTAAAGGAAAGAGGTCCTGATGATCAGGGATATTATTTTTCCAAAAATGTGCTATTAGGCCATAGAAGACTTATAGTGGTAGATCCTTCAGGCGGCGCTCAGCCTATGTCCAAAAGTGTAAATGGGAAAAAATATATAATTGTATATAATGGGGAACTTTATAATACTGAAGATTTAAGAAAAGTATTTATAAAACAAAATTATTCTTTCAACTCATATTCAGATACGGAAGTACTGCTCACTAGTTATATACATTGGGGAGTAGATTGTGTAAAGCATATAAATGGTATATATGCTTTTGCAATTTGGGATGAAATTGAAAATAGATTATTTATGGCAAGGGATCCTTTGGGAGTAAAACCTTTATTTTATACAATAAGAAATAACTCTCTTTTATTCGGCTCGGAAATTAAAACACTTTTAGTACACCCTTATGTAGAACCAATAGTAGATAAGGAAGGATTAACTGAAATATTTGCTCTGGGGCCTGCAAGATCTTTAGGGGGAGGTATATTCAAGGATATACATGAAGTACCTCCAGCTAATTATGGAATATATACAGAAGATGGGTTTAAATTAAGAGAATACTGGAAGCCTGAGTGCAGGATTCATAATGAAGATATAGAAACTACAGCGGAACATGTAAGAAGTCTTTTGGTAGATGCTATAAAAAGGCAACTGGTAGCAGATGTTCCCATTTGCACATTCCTTTCAGGAGGGCTTGATTCCAGTGCAATATCTGCGGTGGCAGCTTCGGAATTTAAAAAACAGGGAAAAATTTTAAAGACCTATTCTATTGACTATGAAGATAATGATAAATACTTTGAAGCAAATGATTTTGAACCTACCCCTGATAGAATTTGGGCCTTAAAAATGTCAGAATATATAAATAGCAATCATCATGGAATTATAAATACTAGTGAAAATTTAGCCAATGCATTGTATAATTCTGTAAAGGCCAGTGATCTTCCAGGGATGGCGGATATCGACTCATCTTTATATCTTTTTTGTAGGGAAATTAGAAAAGATAATACTGTGGCTTTATCAGGGGAGTGCGCAGATGAAATATTTGGTGGGTACCCATGGTACAGAAGGCCGGAAGATATTAATGCTCATACTTTTCCATGGTCTAAATCTGTAGGTGCTAGAAAAGAAATTCTATCTCATGAATTAAAGTCTCTGAATCTGGAGGAATATTTAAAAGAACAATATGAAAGCAGCATAAGGCAGGTTCCTCACTTAGAGGGAGAATCAAAATTAGAACATCGTATGAGAGAATTATTTTATTTGAATATTAAATGGTTTATGATTACTTTATTAAATAGAAAAGATAGAATGAGTATGTCAAATAGTCTAGAAGTGAGAGTTCCTTTTGCAGACTATAGATTGGTAGAATATGCTTTTAATATACCTTCTGAAATAAAATTTTATAAAGGCAGAGAAAAAGGATTATTGAGAAAAGCCTTAAAAGGAATATTACCAGAGGATATTATTGAGAGAAAAAAGAGTCCTTATCCTAAAACCCATAATCCTGAATATACTAAAAGGGTTCAAAAATGGATGAAAAATATAATGAAGGATAAAACATCTCCTATTCTTAATCTTATAGATAAAAAATCAGTTAAGACTTTAATAGAAACAGGAGGAGCTTCTTTTAAAGCTCCTTGGTTTGGACAGCTTATGAGAGGGCCACAATTGCTGGCTTATTTAATACAGGTTAATGAATGGCTTAAGGAGTATAAAGTTAAAATAGAAATATAA
- a CDS encoding nitroreductase family protein: MAKNFYDAVKNRRSIYGISKEKVVSDDRIIEIVEGALKNAPSAFNSQTARVVVLLGQNHDKLWDITEGELKKRVPAERFSKTAEKIQSFRSGYGSVLFFEDEDAVSELEKNFPRYKENFPIWSQQGSAILQYIIWTSLEVEGFGASIQHYNPLIDEEVKKTYNIPDNWKLIAQLPFGKPTIPAGEKEIKPLKDRLKIFK; this comes from the coding sequence ATGGCTAAAAATTTTTATGATGCGGTGAAAAATAGAAGAAGTATTTATGGTATAAGTAAGGAAAAAGTTGTTTCTGATGATAGAATAATAGAGATAGTTGAAGGGGCTTTAAAAAATGCACCCTCGGCGTTTAATTCTCAAACTGCTAGAGTAGTAGTTCTTTTAGGACAAAATCATGATAAATTATGGGATATTACAGAAGGAGAGCTTAAAAAAAGAGTTCCGGCTGAAAGATTTTCAAAAACAGCAGAAAAGATTCAATCTTTCAGAAGCGGTTATGGTTCAGTCTTATTCTTTGAGGATGAAGATGCTGTATCTGAACTTGAAAAGAATTTTCCAAGGTATAAGGAAAATTTTCCAATATGGTCCCAACAAGGTTCTGCAATACTACAATATATAATATGGACTTCATTAGAGGTAGAAGGATTTGGAGCTTCAATTCAGCATTATAATCCTCTTATAGATGAAGAAGTAAAGAAAACATATAATATACCAGATAATTGGAAATTAATTGCACAGCTTCCATTTGGAAAACCAACTATACCAGCCGGAGAAAAAGAAATTAAACCATTAAAGGATAGATTAAAAATATTTAAGTAA
- a CDS encoding ATP-binding protein: MKNIHFEVGYEIKYAKLSLNSISIYRELLRDRVILGLTDFLELICQGKIHIESVIRLYNEFFFMLVHKGYSSLEEYIIDEIIFSENPFSKGAENKSFNKFENSIKSAAANDLESLRYIARLNFSNIKQMLLNYFQNDEFKEIIEKLPELKDTNDFKEHNYANHIRNLKKKFHYSSNWSECIEDLQKFHEDYGCGMFVRYRAFIWEYIDGKGEFKGIEKPDPIGLSDLVAYERERSIIIENTIQFLKGFPANNVLIHGDRGTGKSSTVKAILNKYYTEGLRMVELPKAYLKDFADIIRVLKTRTQKFIIFIDDLVFEDNEGSYTALKSILEGGLENKSQNVLIYATSNRRHLVKEYFNERGVFPSPNFSEEIHGGDSVQEKLSLADRFGINVVFVSPDKNKYLQIVDGIAKNRNLKIDRETLHKEALKWERWYNGRSARTARQFIDWIEGHERTEDYKV; this comes from the coding sequence ATGAAAAATATACATTTTGAAGTTGGATATGAAATAAAGTATGCAAAGTTAAGTTTAAATTCAATATCTATCTACAGGGAACTACTGAGAGATAGGGTAATCTTGGGATTAACAGATTTTCTTGAACTTATTTGTCAGGGTAAGATACATATAGAATCTGTTATCAGGTTATACAATGAATTCTTTTTTATGTTGGTACATAAAGGATATTCTTCTTTAGAAGAATATATTATAGATGAAATAATTTTTAGTGAAAATCCATTTTCAAAAGGAGCAGAAAACAAAAGTTTTAATAAATTTGAAAATTCCATCAAAAGTGCTGCAGCTAATGATTTAGAGAGTTTAAGGTATATTGCAAGATTGAATTTTTCAAATATAAAACAAATGTTATTGAACTATTTTCAAAATGATGAGTTTAAAGAGATAATAGAAAAACTTCCAGAATTGAAGGATACAAATGATTTTAAAGAACATAATTATGCTAATCATATAAGGAATTTAAAGAAAAAGTTTCATTACAGTAGTAATTGGAGTGAATGTATAGAAGATCTTCAAAAGTTTCATGAAGATTATGGCTGCGGCATGTTTGTTCGCTATAGAGCTTTTATATGGGAATATATTGATGGAAAAGGAGAATTTAAAGGTATTGAAAAGCCAGATCCTATTGGCCTTTCAGATCTTGTGGCCTATGAAAGAGAACGTTCTATAATAATAGAAAATACCATTCAATTTCTTAAGGGCTTTCCTGCGAATAATGTTTTAATACATGGAGATCGTGGAACAGGCAAATCCTCTACAGTAAAAGCTATACTTAATAAATATTATACAGAAGGATTAAGGATGGTTGAACTTCCAAAAGCTTATTTAAAGGATTTTGCGGATATAATAAGAGTTTTGAAGACTAGAACTCAAAAGTTTATTATATTTATAGATGATTTGGTATTTGAAGACAATGAAGGGAGTTATACCGCCCTTAAATCCATACTTGAAGGGGGACTTGAGAATAAATCGCAGAATGTATTAATATATGCTACTTCTAACAGGAGACATCTTGTTAAAGAGTATTTCAATGAAAGAGGTGTATTTCCTTCTCCTAATTTTAGTGAAGAAATTCATGGAGGGGACAGTGTTCAGGAAAAGCTTTCACTGGCAGATAGATTTGGAATAAATGTAGTATTTGTATCTCCAGATAAAAATAAATATTTACAGATTGTAGATGGAATTGCTAAAAATAGGAATTTAAAAATAGATAGGGAAACATTACATAAAGAAGCTCTTAAATGGGAAAGATGGTATAATGGACGTTCGGCAAGGACTGCCAGACAATTTATAGATTGGATAGAAGGTCATGAAAGGACAGAAGATTATAAAGTTTAA
- a CDS encoding DUF2156 domain-containing protein: MLIFKPITIDDKSIFDKYLVNYNFDTSEYSFTSLIIWRKGCDITYTIYDNALIIKKKDFNGNYHFMQPIGYTKDNIKNIIKKLTEYKEENNMPYLFKDAEGKFLSDLKEIYGEAVHSKPDINNFDYIYTTQKLITLSGKKLHSKKNHYNYFIKTYNYTVKDFYDSEVKTDIISAAQSWYKQKNSGNKYLKYELEGIKEIVFNMEKLNLKAMAVYVDNKISAFTIGEKVNSNMAIIHIEKGSSSIRGIYTFTNKTFVENYLSDVKYINREQDLGIEGLRKAKRSYYPVKMGEKYCINI; encoded by the coding sequence ATGCTTATATTTAAACCTATAACTATTGACGATAAAAGCATTTTTGATAAATATTTAGTTAACTATAATTTTGATACAAGCGAATATTCTTTCACCAGTCTAATTATATGGAGAAAAGGATGTGATATCACATATACCATATATGATAATGCTCTTATTATAAAGAAAAAAGACTTCAATGGTAATTACCACTTTATGCAGCCTATAGGATATACCAAAGACAATATTAAAAATATAATAAAAAAACTTACAGAATATAAAGAAGAAAATAATATGCCCTATTTATTTAAAGATGCTGAAGGAAAATTTTTAAGTGATTTAAAAGAAATCTATGGGGAGGCTGTCCATTCAAAACCAGATATAAATAATTTTGATTATATTTACACCACTCAAAAACTTATTACCTTATCTGGTAAAAAGCTTCATTCCAAAAAAAATCATTATAATTATTTTATAAAAACCTATAATTATACCGTTAAGGATTTCTATGATTCAGAAGTTAAAACAGACATTATAAGTGCAGCCCAAAGTTGGTATAAACAAAAAAACAGTGGTAATAAATATTTAAAATATGAATTAGAAGGTATTAAAGAAATTGTATTTAACATGGAAAAATTAAATTTAAAGGCAATGGCTGTATACGTAGATAACAAAATATCTGCTTTTACCATAGGGGAAAAAGTAAATTCCAACATGGCAATTATTCACATAGAAAAGGGAAGTTCTTCTATACGGGGAATATACACTTTTACTAATAAAACCTTTGTAGAAAATTATTTATCCGACGTTAAATATATAAATAGAGAACAAGATTTAGGCATTGAAGGTCTTAGAAAAGCCAAAAGATCCTATTATCCTGTAAAAATGGGAGAAAAATATTGTATAAACATATAA
- a CDS encoding GNAT family N-acetyltransferase: protein MIKNLLKGSNVFLTSFKEEHLNYLEKWYNDILFLRNFDVTAAFPKSLEELKSIIKNSKESSDKFIFAVNSIRQNKIIGITGFENILWNNGTATIYIGIGDDDFRGHGIGQESLYLTMEFGFQELNFHRIQLTVLSYNTPAIKLYEKLGFKKEGTYREFIHRDGIRYDMYLYGILRSEWKLNTKY, encoded by the coding sequence TTGATTAAAAATTTGCTGAAAGGTTCTAATGTATTTCTTACTTCTTTTAAAGAAGAGCATCTAAATTATCTGGAAAAATGGTATAATGACATATTATTTCTAAGAAACTTTGATGTCACAGCTGCTTTTCCAAAAAGCTTGGAAGAATTAAAAAGTATAATAAAAAATTCAAAAGAAAGTTCCGATAAATTCATTTTTGCTGTGAACTCTATAAGACAGAATAAAATAATTGGAATTACAGGATTTGAAAATATACTTTGGAATAATGGTACTGCAACAATATACATAGGTATAGGGGATGATGACTTTAGGGGACATGGTATAGGACAAGAATCACTATACCTTACCATGGAATTTGGTTTTCAAGAGTTAAATTTTCATAGAATACAACTTACTGTTCTATCTTATAATACGCCAGCCATAAAACTATATGAAAAATTAGGGTTTAAAAAAGAAGGAACCTATAGGGAATTTATTCATAGAGATGGAATTAGGTATGATATGTACCTTTATGGCATACTAAGATCAGAATGGAAACTTAATACAAAATACTAA
- a CDS encoding epoxyqueuosine reductase QueH: MYVNVNYQNELNKIIDKIIYEKKTPSLLLHSCCAPCSSYVLEYLCNYFYITVFYYNPNIYPYEEYIKRVKEQRKFILNFNTNDKINFIEGSYDSEKFYFISEGLEKEKEGGLRCFKCYKLRLEETAKLAKEANYDYFTTTLTISPYKNAQKLNCIGKDLADKYKIKYLYSDFKKKNGYKRSIELSKEYNLYRQNYCGCIFSKNELS, translated from the coding sequence ATGTATGTGAATGTAAACTACCAAAATGAATTGAATAAAATCATAGATAAAATTATATATGAGAAAAAAACTCCTTCACTATTGCTTCACAGCTGTTGTGCTCCCTGCAGCAGTTATGTATTAGAATATTTATGTAATTATTTTTATATAACGGTTTTTTATTATAATCCTAATATATATCCTTATGAAGAATATATAAAAAGAGTTAAGGAACAAAGAAAATTTATTCTCAATTTTAATACTAATGATAAAATAAATTTTATAGAGGGTTCCTATGACAGTGAAAAATTTTATTTTATATCCGAAGGACTTGAAAAAGAGAAAGAAGGTGGTCTAAGGTGTTTTAAATGCTATAAATTGAGACTTGAGGAGACGGCAAAACTTGCTAAAGAGGCAAATTATGATTATTTTACTACTACTTTAACCATAAGTCCTTATAAAAATGCACAGAAATTGAATTGTATAGGAAAAGATTTAGCTGATAAATATAAAATTAAATATTTGTACTCAGATTTCAAAAAGAAAAATGGGTATAAAAGATCTATTGAACTTTCTAAGGAATATAATTTATACAGACAAAATTATTGTGGTTGTATATTTTCTAAAAATGAGCTATCATAA